Proteins encoded by one window of Micromonospora coxensis:
- the serC gene encoding phosphoserine transaminase, translating into MADAPTIRIPDDIKPADGRFGCGPSKVRPAAVSALADVATSYLGTSHRQKTVRDEVARLRRGIAEFFSLPEGYEVVIGNGGTTAFWEVATFGLVRDRAQFASFGEFGAKFAKSVKDAPFLGEPTVRKSEAGSAPSLVAEAGVDVYATPHNETSTGVAVPISRVPGADEGSLLLVDATSGAGGLDVNVGETDVYYFAPQKCFGSDGGLWLALMSPAALERATEIKSSGRYIPAFLDLVTAIDNSRLEQTYNTPALATIFLAAEQTDWMNAQGGLAWAAKRTAESAGIVYGWAERSEVATPFVTDPALRSNVVATIDFADGVDASAIAKALRANGIVDTEPYRKLGRNQLRVALFPAVEPADVEALTASIDYVVERL; encoded by the coding sequence GTGGCTGACGCACCGACCATCCGGATCCCTGACGACATCAAGCCCGCCGACGGGCGGTTCGGCTGCGGGCCGTCCAAGGTCCGTCCGGCGGCCGTCTCCGCCCTCGCCGACGTGGCGACCAGCTACCTGGGCACCTCGCACCGGCAGAAGACCGTCCGCGACGAGGTGGCCCGGCTGCGCCGGGGCATCGCCGAGTTCTTCTCCCTGCCCGAGGGCTACGAGGTGGTCATCGGCAACGGTGGCACCACCGCCTTCTGGGAGGTCGCCACCTTCGGCCTGGTCCGCGACCGGGCCCAGTTCGCCAGCTTCGGCGAGTTCGGCGCGAAGTTCGCCAAGTCGGTCAAGGACGCGCCGTTCCTCGGTGAGCCGACCGTCCGCAAGTCGGAGGCGGGCAGCGCCCCGAGCCTGGTCGCCGAGGCCGGGGTGGACGTCTACGCCACCCCGCACAACGAGACCTCCACCGGCGTGGCGGTGCCGATCAGCCGGGTGCCGGGCGCCGACGAGGGCTCGCTGCTGCTGGTCGACGCCACCTCCGGCGCGGGCGGGCTGGACGTCAACGTCGGCGAGACCGACGTCTACTACTTCGCCCCGCAGAAGTGCTTCGGCTCCGACGGCGGCCTCTGGCTGGCCCTGATGTCGCCGGCCGCGCTGGAGCGGGCCACCGAGATCAAGTCCTCGGGCCGCTACATCCCGGCCTTCCTCGACCTGGTCACCGCGATCGACAACTCGCGGCTGGAGCAGACGTACAACACGCCGGCGCTGGCCACCATCTTCCTGGCCGCGGAGCAGACCGACTGGATGAACGCGCAGGGCGGCCTGGCCTGGGCGGCCAAGCGCACCGCCGAGAGCGCCGGCATCGTCTACGGCTGGGCGGAGCGCTCCGAGGTGGCCACGCCGTTCGTCACCGACCCGGCGCTGCGCTCCAACGTGGTCGCCACCATCGACTTCGCCGACGGGGTGGACGCCTCGGCGATCGCCAAGGCGCTGCGCGCCAACGGCATCGTGGACACCGAGCCGTACCGGAAGCTGGGCCGCAACCAGCTGCGGGTCGCGCTCTTCCCGGCGGTCGAGCCGGCCGACGTGGAGGCGCTGACCGCCTCGATCGACTACGTGGTCGAGCGACTCTGA
- a CDS encoding citrate synthase 2, which translates to MSDFKPGLEGVVAFETEIAEPDREGGALRYRGVDIEDLIGQVSFGNVWALLVDGRFGPGLPPAEPFPVPVHSGDIRVDVQSAVAMLAPYWGLDQLLDISDEQAREDLARVSVTALSFVAQSARGLGLPAVPQKEIDKAETIVERFMKRWRGEPDPRHVKAVDAYFISAAEHGLNASTFTTRIVASTGADAAACISSGIGALSGPLHGGAPSRVLTMLEAVERSGDAEGYVKGVLDRGERLMGFGHRVYRAEDPRARVLRRTARELGAPRFEVAEALEKAALAELQARRPDRVLATNVEFWSAVVLDFAEVPAHMFTSMFTCARMGGWSAHILEQKKLQRLVRPSARYVGPGTRKPQEVEGWDAIPHGV; encoded by the coding sequence ATGTCCGACTTCAAACCGGGCCTGGAGGGCGTCGTAGCCTTCGAGACCGAGATCGCCGAACCGGACCGCGAGGGTGGCGCGCTGCGCTACCGGGGCGTGGACATCGAGGATCTGATCGGTCAGGTCTCCTTCGGTAACGTCTGGGCGCTGCTGGTCGACGGGCGCTTCGGTCCGGGCCTGCCGCCGGCCGAGCCGTTCCCGGTGCCGGTGCACTCCGGTGACATCCGCGTCGACGTGCAGTCCGCGGTCGCCATGCTGGCCCCGTACTGGGGGCTCGACCAGCTGCTGGACATCTCCGACGAGCAGGCCCGCGAGGACCTGGCCCGGGTGTCGGTCACCGCGCTCTCCTTCGTCGCCCAGTCCGCCCGTGGCCTCGGCCTGCCGGCCGTGCCGCAGAAGGAGATCGACAAGGCGGAGACGATCGTCGAGCGCTTCATGAAGCGCTGGCGCGGCGAGCCCGACCCGCGCCACGTCAAGGCCGTCGACGCGTACTTCATCTCGGCCGCCGAGCACGGCCTGAACGCCTCCACCTTCACCACCCGGATCGTCGCCTCCACCGGGGCCGATGCCGCGGCCTGCATCTCCTCCGGCATCGGCGCGCTCTCCGGCCCGCTGCACGGCGGCGCCCCGTCCCGGGTGCTCACCATGCTGGAGGCCGTCGAGCGCAGCGGCGACGCCGAGGGGTACGTCAAGGGCGTCCTCGACCGCGGCGAGCGGCTGATGGGCTTCGGCCACCGGGTCTACCGGGCCGAGGACCCGCGCGCCCGGGTGCTCCGCCGGACCGCCCGCGAGCTGGGCGCGCCGCGCTTCGAGGTGGCCGAGGCGCTGGAGAAGGCGGCGCTGGCCGAGCTCCAGGCCCGCCGCCCGGACCGGGTGCTCGCCACCAACGTCGAGTTCTGGTCGGCCGTGGTGCTGGACTTCGCCGAGGTGCCGGCGCACATGTTCACCTCGATGTTCACCTGCGCCCGGATGGGCGGCTGGAGCGCGCACATCCTGGAGCAGAAGAAGCTCCAGCGGCTGGTCCGCCCGTCCGCCCGCTACGTCGGGCCGGGCACCCGCAAGCCGCAGGAGGTCGAGGGCTGGGACGCCATCCCGCACGGCGTCTGA
- the pdxH gene encoding pyridoxamine 5'-phosphate oxidase, whose amino-acid sequence MRNEYAADLGLSETDLAADWYTQFDRWFADAVAAGLPEPNAMVVGTADAAGRPSGRTVLLKGYDPEGFVFYTNHASRKGAEIAANPWASLVFPWFPMQRQVVVAGRVERVDRAETRAYFASRPRGSQLGAWASTQSRVIPDRAALDAAYEAAAARFADVGQIPAPPHWGGLRVRPETVEFWQGRASRLHDRLRFRRADHGDWVVERLAP is encoded by the coding sequence ATGCGTAACGAGTACGCCGCCGACCTGGGCCTTTCCGAGACAGATCTGGCCGCCGACTGGTACACCCAGTTCGACCGGTGGTTCGCCGACGCGGTCGCCGCCGGGCTGCCCGAGCCGAACGCGATGGTGGTCGGCACCGCCGACGCCGCCGGTCGCCCCAGCGGTCGCACCGTGCTGCTCAAGGGGTACGACCCGGAGGGCTTCGTCTTCTACACCAACCACGCCTCGCGCAAGGGCGCCGAGATCGCCGCCAACCCGTGGGCCAGCCTGGTCTTCCCCTGGTTCCCGATGCAGCGGCAGGTGGTGGTCGCCGGACGCGTCGAGCGGGTGGACCGGGCCGAGACCCGGGCGTACTTCGCCAGCCGCCCGCGCGGGTCCCAGCTCGGCGCCTGGGCCAGCACCCAGTCCCGGGTCATCCCCGACCGGGCCGCGCTGGACGCGGCGTACGAGGCGGCGGCGGCGCGGTTCGCCGACGTCGGGCAGATCCCCGCCCCGCCGCACTGGGGCGGGCTGCGGGTCCGCCCGGAGACGGTGGAGTTCTGGCAGGGGCGGGCCAGCCGGCTGCACGACCGGCTGCGGTTCCGGCGTGCCGACCACGGCGACTGGGTCGTGGAGCGGCTGGCCCCGTGA
- a CDS encoding MFS transporter, whose translation MTDANPTRRRGSRRWAIDLRPLAVPAYRRIWLGNTLAMFGFQLTAVAVPVEMYALTGDSFWVGLLGVAGFVPLLVFGLWGGAVADARDRRRVLLAGSALLWVSMLGLLVHALLGDGHPVVLLALVTVHSIAFAISSPARSAILPRLLPLELVPAGSTLNYTTFTAASVVGPLAAGLIIAAFGADAGLPIAYALDAVLFTGLVVATVRLPAMPPEPPAEGEVPRGGLAGIADGFRYLATTPVLLLSFAIDLIAMILAMPRALFPEVAQERFGGGAAVGWLYSAIAIGAMLGGLTSGWIGRLRRQGLALVVAVVGWGVAVALAGLAGQLWLVVVLLAVAGMADLVSAVLRQSVLLVYAPDRMRGRLQGVNTVVVAGGPRLGDLRAGTVAAGFGTGVAWVGGGLLSAVLAIALAVVFPALVRYRSATVADRDRAVGTPAG comes from the coding sequence GTGACCGACGCGAACCCGACCCGGCGGCGCGGATCGCGTCGCTGGGCCATCGACCTGCGCCCGCTGGCGGTGCCGGCGTACCGGCGGATCTGGCTCGGCAACACGCTCGCCATGTTCGGCTTCCAGCTCACCGCGGTCGCGGTGCCGGTGGAGATGTACGCGCTCACCGGGGACTCGTTCTGGGTCGGGCTGCTCGGCGTCGCCGGCTTCGTACCGCTGCTGGTCTTCGGCTTGTGGGGCGGCGCGGTGGCCGACGCCCGGGACCGGCGCCGGGTGCTGCTCGCCGGCTCGGCGCTGCTCTGGGTCTCGATGCTGGGCCTGCTGGTGCACGCGCTGCTCGGCGACGGCCATCCGGTGGTGCTGCTGGCCCTGGTCACCGTGCACTCGATCGCCTTCGCGATCAGCTCGCCGGCCCGTTCGGCGATCCTGCCCCGGCTGCTGCCGCTGGAGCTGGTGCCGGCCGGCAGCACGCTGAACTACACCACGTTCACCGCCGCCTCGGTGGTCGGGCCGCTGGCCGCCGGGCTGATCATCGCGGCCTTCGGCGCGGACGCGGGCCTGCCGATCGCCTACGCGCTGGACGCGGTCCTCTTCACCGGACTGGTGGTGGCCACCGTCCGGCTGCCCGCCATGCCGCCGGAGCCGCCCGCTGAGGGGGAGGTGCCCCGGGGCGGTCTCGCCGGCATCGCCGACGGGTTCCGCTACCTGGCCACCACGCCGGTGCTGCTGCTCTCCTTCGCGATCGACCTGATCGCGATGATCCTGGCCATGCCGCGGGCGCTCTTCCCCGAGGTGGCGCAGGAGCGGTTCGGCGGTGGGGCGGCGGTCGGCTGGCTGTACAGCGCCATCGCGATCGGCGCGATGCTCGGCGGCCTGACCTCCGGCTGGATCGGCCGGCTGCGCCGGCAGGGGCTGGCGCTGGTGGTGGCGGTGGTCGGCTGGGGGGTGGCGGTCGCGCTGGCCGGGCTGGCCGGCCAACTCTGGCTGGTGGTGGTGCTGCTCGCCGTCGCCGGGATGGCCGACCTGGTCAGCGCGGTGCTGCGGCAGTCGGTGCTGCTGGTGTACGCCCCGGACCGGATGCGCGGCCGGCTGCAGGGGGTGAACACCGTCGTCGTCGCCGGCGGGCCGCGGCTGGGCGACCTGCGCGCCGGCACGGTGGCCGCCGGGTTCGGCACCGGGGTCGCCTGGGTCGGCGGTGGCCTGCTCTCCGCCGTGCTGGCGATCGCGCTGGCCGTGGTCTTCCCGGCGCTGGTCCGCTACCGCTCCGCCACGGTGGCCGACCGGGACCGGGCCGTCGGGACGCCGGCGGGGTGA
- a CDS encoding aldose 1-epimerase family protein, protein MENAVSRPPSGAQWTIAADGHQAVIVEVGGGLRSYRHDGVDYLDGYEEDEICPGSAGQVLAPWPNRIRDGAYTSGERSLQLDLSEPARNNAIHGLVNWVSWHLVEQTPDAVTVGYDLPPRPGYPWSLRLRTRFGVGADGLRVEHEATNTGDEPAPFGFSMHPYLRLPDVPVDQILLRVPGRTRVLLDSRLLPVGVTSVAGTEYDFTAPRPIGDAVLDVAFGDVVRDDDGGSAVTLAAADGASVVHVWADREFGWWQVFTGDTLTGQRHRRSVAVEPMTCPADAFRSGRDVITLKPGATWRGAWGVRPGA, encoded by the coding sequence ATGGAGAACGCCGTGTCGCGCCCACCCTCGGGTGCACAGTGGACCATTGCCGCCGACGGCCACCAGGCGGTCATCGTCGAGGTGGGCGGTGGGCTGCGGTCGTACCGGCACGACGGCGTGGACTACCTCGACGGGTACGAGGAGGACGAGATCTGCCCGGGCTCGGCCGGTCAGGTGCTCGCGCCGTGGCCGAACCGGATCCGGGACGGGGCGTACACGTCCGGCGAGCGGTCGCTGCAACTCGACCTCTCCGAGCCGGCCCGGAACAACGCCATCCACGGCCTGGTCAACTGGGTCTCCTGGCACCTGGTCGAGCAGACGCCGGACGCGGTCACCGTCGGCTACGACCTGCCGCCGCGCCCCGGCTACCCGTGGTCGCTGCGGCTGCGCACCCGGTTCGGCGTGGGCGCGGACGGGCTACGGGTCGAGCACGAGGCGACCAACACCGGCGACGAGCCGGCGCCGTTCGGCTTCTCCATGCACCCGTACCTGCGCCTGCCCGACGTGCCGGTGGACCAGATCCTGCTGCGCGTGCCGGGGCGTACCCGGGTGCTGCTCGACAGCCGGCTGCTGCCGGTCGGGGTGACCTCGGTCGCCGGCACCGAGTACGACTTCACCGCGCCCCGCCCGATCGGCGACGCGGTGCTCGACGTGGCCTTCGGCGACGTGGTCCGCGACGACGACGGCGGCTCGGCGGTGACCCTGGCCGCCGCGGACGGCGCGAGCGTCGTACACGTCTGGGCGGACCGCGAGTTCGGCTGGTGGCAGGTCTTCACCGGGGACACCCTGACCGGGCAGCGGCACCGCCGCTCGGTGGCGGTGGAGCCGATGACCTGCCCGGCGGACGCCTTCCGCTCCGGCCGGGACGTGATCACGCTGAAGCCGGGCGCGACCTGGCGGGGCGCCTGGGGCGTCCGCCCGGGGGCCTGA
- a CDS encoding nitroreductase family protein has product MEFAEVVRRRRMVRNYDPDRPVPPEVVDRLLDHAVRAPSAGFAQGWGFLVLEAPEDRERFWTAATPAGGGRERWLAGMRRAPLIVVPHANRSAYLERYAEPDKGWADRSAERWPVPYWYVDTGFAALLMLLTAVDEGLGGCFFGIPPQRLDAYREAFGVPEEYQPIGAVTVGYRAPDHRSPSLRRGRKPVGEVVRRGRWS; this is encoded by the coding sequence ATGGAGTTCGCCGAGGTCGTCCGACGCCGTCGGATGGTGCGCAACTACGACCCGGACCGCCCGGTCCCGCCGGAGGTCGTGGACCGGCTGCTCGACCACGCCGTCCGGGCGCCCTCGGCCGGATTCGCGCAGGGCTGGGGCTTCCTGGTGCTGGAGGCCCCGGAGGACCGGGAGCGGTTCTGGACGGCGGCCACCCCGGCCGGCGGCGGACGGGAGCGCTGGCTGGCCGGGATGCGCCGGGCGCCGCTGATCGTGGTGCCGCACGCGAACCGCTCGGCGTACCTGGAGCGCTACGCCGAGCCGGACAAGGGCTGGGCGGACCGTTCGGCCGAGCGCTGGCCGGTGCCGTACTGGTACGTGGACACCGGCTTCGCCGCGCTGCTGATGCTGCTGACCGCCGTCGACGAGGGGTTGGGCGGGTGCTTCTTCGGCATTCCGCCGCAGCGGCTGGACGCCTACCGGGAGGCGTTCGGGGTGCCCGAGGAGTACCAGCCGATCGGCGCGGTGACCGTGGGTTACCGCGCGCCCGACCACCGGTCACCGTCGCTGCGCCGGGGCCGCAAGCCGGTGGGTGAGGTGGTCCGGCGCGGCCGGTGGAGTTGA